A single window of Streptomyces griseoviridis DNA harbors:
- a CDS encoding helix-turn-helix domain-containing protein — MARITDARGQAPGCTIVGFVLRAARESTRHTQASMAEALGIDLTTWQGWETGRRPLAHVKVGTLADLRHRLLAMDADPHVLRLLDPALDADRVISSTIRPGAVARHPLADWVHTRDTADMIAWALDGTVPPGLAHRSPPRRRGPAAPAPLLPVPDRGAFFSRLREMADSAVRTGEGGLLLHRQALYLCSYERTPEAIAWTGHALHVRRDLITVRGWSPHWATARSTAVALSRLGDTQPLVDFIDRAMAGDDDAEAANLTYWAHWLGASREPQANDAFMRRRPTSWEPVCLLRGFSAGLRQAPAYVDLYAHSLWALLTSHRWLPLADSALTDELRSHIVHLLDHDTVSPRSRRELTALHYLLRETRA; from the coding sequence ATGGCCAGGATCACGGACGCACGCGGGCAGGCTCCCGGCTGCACGATCGTGGGCTTCGTCCTGCGCGCCGCCCGCGAGAGCACGCGGCACACCCAGGCGTCCATGGCGGAGGCTCTCGGCATCGATCTCACCACCTGGCAGGGGTGGGAGACGGGACGGAGGCCGCTCGCCCATGTGAAGGTCGGCACGCTGGCCGACCTGCGGCACCGATTACTCGCCATGGACGCCGACCCTCACGTCCTGCGTCTTCTCGATCCGGCCCTGGACGCGGACCGCGTCATCTCTTCGACGATCCGCCCCGGGGCCGTCGCCCGGCACCCGCTCGCCGATTGGGTGCACACCCGTGACACCGCCGACATGATCGCGTGGGCGTTGGACGGAACGGTCCCGCCCGGCCTCGCGCACCGCTCGCCGCCGAGACGCCGGGGCCCCGCCGCACCGGCCCCGCTGCTGCCCGTACCCGACCGCGGCGCGTTCTTCTCCCGGCTCCGTGAGATGGCGGACTCGGCCGTGCGCACCGGAGAGGGCGGACTGCTCCTTCACCGCCAGGCGCTCTACCTGTGCTCGTACGAACGGACCCCGGAGGCGATCGCGTGGACGGGCCACGCGCTGCACGTCCGTCGTGACCTCATCACCGTGCGCGGCTGGTCACCTCACTGGGCGACAGCGCGATCGACGGCCGTCGCGCTCTCCCGCCTCGGCGACACACAGCCCCTGGTGGACTTCATCGACCGGGCGATGGCGGGCGACGACGACGCCGAGGCGGCCAACCTCACCTACTGGGCCCACTGGCTCGGAGCGAGCCGTGAACCCCAGGCGAACGACGCATTCATGCGGCGCAGGCCGACGAGCTGGGAACCGGTGTGCCTTCTGCGGGGGTTCAGCGCCGGCCTGCGTCAGGCTCCGGCCTACGTCGACCTGTACGCCCACTCGCTCTGGGCCCTGCTCACGTCGCACCGCTGGCTGCCCCTGGCCGATTCCGCGCTGACGGACGAACTGCGGTCGCACATCGTCCACTTGCTCGACCACGACACGGTCTCCCCCCGGTCGAGGCGGGAACTCACCGCACTGCACTACCTTCTACGCGAGACCCGCGCATGA